A segment of the Bacteriovorax sp. BAL6_X genome:
TCTCACCGTGTTCAAAAAATGCTCCTTGAATATGACTGGCCTGGTAATATTTCAGAGCTCAAGGCCTGTATTGCAAGGCTAATGATATTTAACAAAGGCAGTGGAAACTTAACGATTAGAACAAGTGAAATTACTCCTTTATTTGAAAAGGATATACAGCCACAAATATCGATTGAGGCCAATGATTTAAAAATCAATGCCTTCGATGAACACGACTTGAATGAACAGGAATGTGCAGACCTTTATCTTTACTTCTTTGTGGCCAAGCAGTTAAAGGAAGGAGCTGTTGGGCTTAAGTCTGTGGCAAAGAGTACTTTAATTGATTATGAGGATATGGTAGTTCGGCTTAAAAGTGGAAGTAAGGTTGTAAAGCGCTTATTTAATGAAACTGTTGAAAGAGTGGAGCTGTATATTTCCGATAATGTGGCCTAGGTTTTCGCTAGGCCACCGTATGATATTCACTATTATTCGTTTTCTTCTAAAAATCTTTCAGCTCTGATTGCTGCTTGACAGCCTGAACCTGCCGCAGAAATTGCCTGACGGTAGTATGAGTCTTGAACGTCACCACAAGCAAATATACCAGCAACACTTGTGTCTGGATGTCTTCCTTCAGTAATAATAAAACCATGATCATCAAGGTCTACTTTACCTTTTAGGAAGTCCGTATTTGGCTTATGTCCGATCCCCATAAATAGGCCATCAGTTTTTCTCTCAGATACTTCACCAGTTTTTAAATTTTCAACTTTAATTGAAGTTACACCAGTTTCATCTGCGATGATTTCTGTTACAGCGCTATCCCATACAAATTCGATTTTTTCGTTATTGAAAGCACGCTCTTGCATTGGCTTAGAAGCACGAAGCTCATCTCTTCTGTGGACAACATAGACTTTAGAAGCAAATTTAGTTAGGAAAGTTGCTTCTTCCATCGCAGTATCTCCACCACCAACTACGTGAACAACACGGTCGCGGTAAAAGAATCCATCACAAGTTGCACAAGCACTAACACCTTTTCCAATTAGTTCCTTCTCATTTGGTAGGCCAAGATATTTGGCCGAAGCACCAGTTGCAAGGATAACGGCATCAGCAGTGTAAGTTTTATCTTCATCTACTGTAAGGGTAAATGGTCTCTTTGAGGTATCTAAGTCAGTGACGAAACCACTCAGGTATTGTGTTCCAAATCTCTGAGTTTGTTTTTTCATATTGGCCATAAGCTCTGGCCCCATGATTCCCTCTGGGAATCCTGGAAAGTTATCAACATCAGTTGTTGTCGTTAGTTGCCCACCTGGCTCATGCCCTTCAATGACAAGAGGTTCAAGGTTTGCACGTGATGCATATAGGGCCGCTGTGTAACCAGCAGGACCTGATCCAATAATAATGACTTTGTGGTGTGCCATTCAAAAACTCCGTTTTTCTAAATGTTATTCAATCCCTAATTCTTTCTTAATTTCCTCAGGACGATCATCTTCCTCAGGGTTCATGTCGTAGTATGCGTTTACGCTTACTAGGTCATCAGGATTAGTCGCTTTCTTAGTTGTTTTGTAAACTTCGCCAGTCATTTGGCATTCGTATCGAAAAATTTGAATATTCTTCTTTCTTTTGGCCATATTTTCCTCCGTTCACTCGTGGTGCACCGTGGCATAATTTTGTAAAAATATACATACCTTACCATATTGTTTCAAATACTTCCATTCGTTATAATTAAATATATGGATAAATATAAACAATTCGTAATGATACTTTTGCTAAATTTATTGATGGCAAATACCTATGCAATGATGCAGGCAAAAGTTGTGGCCCTTTCCCAGTCTGGACGCACAATTAAGCTGTCTGTCGGAAAGCTTACAGGACTTAAAACTGGTGATGTGGCAGACGTATCGATGCGTATTGGCGACTATCAAAAACCGAAATATCTCTATCTTGGAAGCATCGAGCTTCTAAAGGTATCAGATCGAGAATCTTACTGGTACTTCAAGGATATTTCTGGAGATAAGCTAAACCGTTCTAATTTTACTCCTGATACAACAATTGCGTTACAAATTCGATCTCAAACCGCAAGTGGCCGATATAAGAAAAAAACTGTCTATGAAATTAAGGCCTATGAGTCAAAGAAAACAAAGTTTAATAATCAACACGCTATAGATGGTGAAGTTCCAACAGATCTTGTACAGGATAAAGAGACTCCAAGTGATAAGAATTATGATTCAAGTATTGAAGAGTCAACAATTTATAAGGTCACAAAGAAAACTCAGTTAAAAGATGGTGACGAGATTATAGTTAAAGATGGTAGGCTACGTTATAAGTATGTCGATTCTCAACTAGGGCCTGTTGATACAACAAAGCTTACGGCCGAAGAGTTTGATGCTCAAATGGCACGCCAAAATCAAGATCAATTAAGTAAGATCTCTGCGGCACAAGATGGTTACAAGGAAATGCTCTATAGTGGACGACCTGACCTAACCGGCGCTAATTCAAATCTTTCAATTCCAAATGCAATGGAAGAGAGCCTAGCAAGAGAAAGGGCCAAGAATCGTGTGACAAAATCAGCAAAAGCAGTTCTCGATAAAGAAGGGCCACTATGGTCTGCTGATATGGATAGTGAACAACTTAGTCGCTACTTAAAGTCATCTGGTATTGCTCGTGAAAAATTTAGAAGAGAAAATGTTCTTTCAATTGAAAGTGGTAATGAAATTCAATTAAGCTTTATTTCAAACCTTATGCCTAATTACACTGAAAATGATAGTAATCACCAAAACCTCGGTT
Coding sequences within it:
- the trxB gene encoding thioredoxin-disulfide reductase, which encodes MAHHKVIIIGSGPAGYTAALYASRANLEPLVIEGHEPGGQLTTTTDVDNFPGFPEGIMGPELMANMKKQTQRFGTQYLSGFVTDLDTSKRPFTLTVDEDKTYTADAVILATGASAKYLGLPNEKELIGKGVSACATCDGFFYRDRVVHVVGGGDTAMEEATFLTKFASKVYVVHRRDELRASKPMQERAFNNEKIEFVWDSAVTEIIADETGVTSIKVENLKTGEVSERKTDGLFMGIGHKPNTDFLKGKVDLDDHGFIITEGRHPDTSVAGIFACGDVQDSYYRQAISAAGSGCQAAIRAERFLEENE